Genomic window (Gammaproteobacteria bacterium):
CCCGGAGCGAGACCGACCACCAGCAGCCGTGCCTGCCGATCGCCGAACGACGGCACGGCCCGTGCGTAGTAGCCGGGATGCTTGCGGCGCACATCGTGCAGGAAAGCCGCAAGACGCGGGCAGCGCGTGCAATCCGGCGTGAACGGCGCGCTCTCCGGTGGTGCGGGCCGGCGGGCCACGCTTCAGCCCCGGTCGGCGATGCGCATGGCGACTTCCAGCGCCTGCTCGTAGTTCAGGCGTGGATCCACCTGGGTCCGGTAGGCACGATGCAGGTCCTGCTCGGTGAGGCCCCGGGCCCCGCCGATACACTCCGTCACATGGTCGCCGGTCAGCTCCAGGTGCACCCCGCCGAGGTGGCTGCCCTGCTCGCCATGGATGCGGAACGCAGCTTCCAGCTCGTCCAGGATGCGGTCGAAGCGCCGCGTCTTGTAGCCGGAAGCGAGCACCTCGGTGTTGCCGTGCATCGGGTCGCAGATCCAGAGCACCGTGGCCCCGGCCTTGCGCACGGCCTCGATCATGCCCGGCAGGATCGCTGTGATCTTCGTTGCCCCGAACCGGTGGATGAAGGTCAAGCGGCCTGGCTCGTTGGCCGGATTGAGTACCGATGCCAGGCGCAGCAGGTCATCCGCCGTGGTCGCGGGGCCGATCTTGACGCCGATCGGATTGGCAATGCCGCGGAAGTACTCCACGTGGGCACCGGCCACGCCCGACGTGCGTGCGCCGATCCAGGGATAGTGCGTGGTCAGGTCGTACCAATGGTTGCGATGCCTGAGCCAGCGGGTCTGGGCCTGCTCGTAGTACAGGTTGAGGCCCTCGTGGGAGGTGAAGAAATCGATCTGCCGTGCATCATCCACCCGGGTACCGGTGACAGCCTCGAAGAATGCGAGCCCATCGGTCACGCGGCGCATGGTCTGGTGGTAGCGGTCGGCCATCGGCGAGTGGCTGACGAAGGCGAGGTTCCAGTTCTCCGGATGGTGGATATCGGCAAAGCCGCCGTCGATCAGCCCGCGCACGAAGTTGAGCGTCATGGCAGCGCGTTCATAGGCGCGGACCATCAGGGCAGGGTCCGGCTCACGATCGGCGGCGGTGAATGCCGACCGGTTGACGAGGTCACCCCGATAGCTCGGCAGGGCCACGCCGTCACGGGTTTCAAGATCATCGGAGCGCGGCTTGGCGTACTGCCCGGCAAGCCTTCCGACGCGCACCA
Coding sequences:
- a CDS encoding 3-deoxy-7-phosphoheptulonate synthase class II, which produces MPMDSAQPIPAWEPTSWQARSATQMPAYRDAAALAGAIQQLGRLPPLVTSWEIEALKARLAQAQRGRAFVLQGGDCAETFADCTSENIVQKLKILLQMSVVIVAGLRRPVVRVGRLAGQYAKPRSDDLETRDGVALPSYRGDLVNRSAFTAADREPDPALMVRAYERAAMTLNFVRGLIDGGFADIHHPENWNLAFVSHSPMADRYHQTMRRVTDGLAFFEAVTGTRVDDARQIDFFTSHEGLNLYYEQAQTRWLRHRNHWYDLTTHYPWIGARTSGVAGAHVEYFRGIANPIGVKIGPATTADDLLRLASVLNPANEPGRLTFIHRFGATKITAILPGMIEAVRKAGATVLWICDPMHGNTEVLASGYKTRRFDRILDELEAAFRIHGEQGSHLGGVHLELTGDHVTECIGGARGLTEQDLHRAYRTQVDPRLNYEQALEVAMRIADRG